The proteins below come from a single Streptomyces sp. B3I8 genomic window:
- a CDS encoding acyltransferase, whose product MAHQRLAAAPDSPAAPDSPAAPDSPVGPDSPEGPDRPARLPGPGGGTPASTPVRRAHLAPLDGLRGLAVAAVLLFHAGRLRGGFLGVDLFFVLSGFLITGLLLDEIGRHGRIRPVAFWGRRARRLLPALLVMGVAGLLLAHAFGTPTQLAFALDDAPWAAAQAVNWHFIAEQVGYWNAADTRLYSHLWSIAVEWQFYVVWPLLVALAGRGRAGQRRVAGLAVAGAVVSLVLMLHLGQTVDTTRAYEGTDTRAFALLLGAAAATAPVSSLTGRLPRAVSDTLSALLLCGLVVSWALTDGQHAPGLFRGGMFLHSLGAAVLVALLAAAPRGRTGRLVGGTAPVRLGELSYSLYLWHWPVYLLLPASVLGFGGWLRTAVLIGLSLTAAALSKHLVEDPVRFRARWATGRRGVAALAVAAVVATGVWAVIPRPHPGAGTVDVDRLNRLMAP is encoded by the coding sequence ATGGCTCACCAGCGTCTGGCCGCCGCCCCTGACAGTCCCGCCGCCCCTGACAGTCCCGCCGCCCCTGACAGTCCCGTCGGCCCTGACAGTCCGGAGGGCCCCGACCGACCCGCTCGTCTCCCGGGTCCCGGCGGCGGCACCCCTGCCTCCACCCCCGTCCGTCGTGCGCATCTGGCTCCCCTCGACGGTCTGCGGGGGCTGGCCGTCGCGGCCGTCCTGCTCTTCCACGCCGGACGGCTGCGCGGCGGATTCCTCGGTGTCGACCTGTTCTTCGTCCTGTCCGGCTTCCTCATCACCGGGCTCCTGCTGGACGAGATCGGACGGCACGGCCGGATCCGGCCGGTCGCCTTCTGGGGGCGCCGGGCACGCCGTCTGCTGCCCGCGCTGCTCGTCATGGGTGTCGCCGGGCTGCTGCTGGCCCACGCCTTCGGCACACCCACCCAGCTCGCGTTCGCCCTCGACGACGCGCCCTGGGCAGCGGCCCAGGCGGTGAACTGGCACTTCATCGCCGAGCAGGTCGGCTACTGGAACGCCGCCGACACCCGGCTCTACTCCCACCTGTGGAGCATCGCCGTGGAGTGGCAGTTCTATGTCGTCTGGCCGCTGCTGGTCGCGCTCGCCGGGCGGGGCCGGGCCGGTCAGCGGCGGGTGGCGGGACTGGCAGTCGCGGGTGCCGTCGTCTCCCTGGTCCTGATGCTCCACCTCGGGCAGACCGTGGACACCACACGCGCCTACGAGGGCACCGACACCCGGGCGTTCGCGCTGCTGTTGGGCGCCGCGGCCGCCACCGCGCCGGTGTCCTCGCTGACCGGACGCCTCCCGCGGGCGGTGTCGGACACGCTGTCCGCGCTGCTGCTGTGCGGGCTGGTGGTCTCCTGGGCGCTGACCGACGGGCAGCACGCCCCCGGGCTGTTCCGGGGCGGGATGTTCCTGCACTCGCTGGGCGCGGCGGTGCTCGTCGCGCTGCTGGCCGCCGCACCGCGCGGCCGGACCGGACGACTGGTGGGCGGCACCGCGCCGGTCCGGCTGGGGGAACTCTCCTACAGTCTGTACCTGTGGCACTGGCCGGTGTATCTGCTGCTGCCCGCGAGTGTGCTCGGCTTCGGAGGATGGCTCCGTACCGCCGTGCTGATCGGCCTGTCGCTGACGGCGGCCGCCCTGTCGAAGCACCTGGTGGAGGATCCGGTACGGTTCCGGGCCCGTTGGGCCACCGGGCGCCGGGGCGTGGCGGCGCTCGCCGTGGCGGCCGTCGTCGCGACCGGCGTATGGGCGGTGATCCCGCGCCCGCACCCCGGAGCGGGGACGGTCGACGTGGACCGTCTGAACCGGCTGATGGCACCGTAG
- a CDS encoding ASCH domain-containing protein, with translation MNDLDPSLSRDTETAGSPAIRFHPRYLEGVRSGAKTRTTRFRDPARLGPARLVFESDPEVVLPAEVTDIRHCSVSDLTDQDARAEGLTAAGELREVLKIHYPDLAGTDEVDVVTFRIND, from the coding sequence ATGAACGACCTCGACCCCTCGCTCAGCCGGGACACCGAGACGGCCGGTTCCCCGGCCATCCGGTTCCATCCTCGCTACCTCGAAGGCGTCCGCTCCGGCGCCAAGACGAGGACCACCCGCTTCCGGGACCCGGCCCGACTCGGCCCGGCACGACTGGTGTTCGAGAGCGACCCCGAGGTCGTACTGCCGGCGGAGGTGACCGACATCAGGCACTGCTCGGTCAGCGACCTCACCGACCAGGACGCCCGGGCCGAGGGGCTGACGGCCGCGGGCGAACTCCGGGAAGTCCTGAAGATCCACTACCCGGATCTGGCGGGAACCGACGAGGTCGATGTCGTCACCTTCCGGATCAACGACTAG
- a CDS encoding sensor histidine kinase encodes MRRRSAENRRPAEERRPAEPRRPARRRRLLAGGLRTRLVVTFVLVSALSALTTAALTFHQARTAILERAQDNAVRDLRAQAASLAPDLPARPAEADLRGLALQLDRAGGARDWRVAAAYRDGTLVTPRRPGPDLPAGLAHRAARATTALVQRYHRDGRPRLAVAVPVVPADHPDRPSGLVVYATFSLTAQEQDVASLVRAARAGALPVVLAALIPALLAARRVLRPVRRLRSAAESMATGDLDTRIEVTGRDELADLGGAFNIMAATLQEDAATLRAMEARARRFAADVSHELRTPLAAMTAVTGLLDDDAASGHLGAETSEAITLVADETRKLAHLVEDLMEISRFDAGAARLDPDEIDVGELLHKTLALRHWQDRVAVDVPDGLRARLDPRRIDVVLANLTGNALRHGGPRTRVRLRARAEAGRLVLTVHDSGPGIPDDLLPHVFDRFTKGDTARTRSEGSGLGLAIAAENARLHGGTLTAANSPDGGAVFTLTLPRDPA; translated from the coding sequence GTGAGGCGGCGCAGCGCCGAAAACCGGCGGCCGGCCGAGGAGCGGCGGCCGGCCGAGCCCCGTCGGCCCGCGAGGAGGCGTCGGCTCCTGGCGGGCGGCCTGCGCACCCGGCTCGTCGTCACCTTCGTCCTGGTCTCCGCGCTCAGCGCGCTGACCACCGCCGCGCTCACCTTCCACCAGGCGCGCACCGCGATCCTCGAACGCGCCCAGGACAACGCGGTACGCGACCTGCGCGCCCAGGCCGCCTCCCTCGCCCCCGATCTGCCCGCCCGGCCCGCCGAGGCGGACCTGCGCGGCCTGGCCCTGCAACTCGACCGCGCCGGCGGCGCACGCGACTGGCGCGTCGCCGCCGCCTACCGCGACGGCACCCTCGTCACCCCCCGGCGTCCCGGCCCCGACCTCCCCGCCGGTCTCGCGCACCGCGCCGCCCGCGCCACCACGGCCCTGGTGCAGCGCTACCACCGGGACGGCCGGCCCCGGCTCGCCGTCGCCGTGCCCGTCGTCCCGGCCGACCACCCGGACCGGCCCTCCGGACTCGTCGTCTACGCCACCTTCTCCCTCACCGCCCAGGAACAGGACGTCGCCTCCCTCGTCCGGGCGGCCCGCGCCGGGGCCCTGCCCGTCGTGCTCGCCGCACTGATCCCCGCGCTGCTGGCCGCACGCCGGGTGCTGCGTCCGGTACGGCGGCTGCGGTCCGCCGCCGAGTCCATGGCCACCGGTGACCTCGACACCCGCATCGAGGTCACCGGGCGCGACGAACTCGCCGACCTCGGCGGCGCGTTCAACATCATGGCCGCCACCCTCCAGGAGGACGCGGCCACTTTGCGGGCCATGGAGGCCAGGGCGCGCCGGTTCGCCGCCGACGTCTCCCACGAACTGCGCACCCCGCTCGCCGCGATGACCGCGGTCACGGGCCTCCTCGACGACGACGCGGCATCGGGCCACCTCGGTGCCGAGACCTCCGAGGCCATCACCCTCGTCGCCGACGAGACCCGCAAACTCGCGCACCTGGTGGAGGACCTGATGGAGATCTCACGGTTCGACGCCGGCGCCGCCCGGCTCGACCCCGACGAGATCGACGTCGGCGAACTCCTGCACAAGACACTGGCGTTGCGCCACTGGCAGGACCGGGTCGCGGTGGACGTGCCCGACGGTCTGCGCGCTCGCCTGGACCCGCGCCGCATCGACGTCGTCCTGGCCAACCTCACCGGCAACGCCCTGCGCCACGGCGGCCCGCGGACACGGGTGCGGCTTCGGGCCCGCGCGGAGGCCGGCCGGCTCGTCCTCACCGTGCACGACAGCGGCCCCGGCATCCCCGACGATCTGCTCCCGCACGTCTTCGACCGCTTCACCAAGGGCGACACCGCCCGCACCCGCAGCGAGGGCAGCGGCCTGGGCCTGGCCATCGCCGCCGAGAACGCCCGGCTGCACGGCGGCACCCTCACCGCCGCCAACTCCCCTGACGGAGGAGCGGTGTTCACCCTCACCCTGCCGCGTGACCCCGCGTGA
- a CDS encoding sodium:solute symporter family protein has protein sequence MHWLDWTTLGAYFVVMLLIGVWSHRRVHNVSDYFTGGGKMPWWLTGISHHMSGYSAAVFVAYAAVAYNYGITVYVWAFLPLALGTGVGAFLFAPRWNRLQKRFKVASPLEYLKRRYNVPTQQALAWSGAALKVFDVAAKWASVAVLLKVFTGMSMTNGILLTGVITLLYCTVGGLWADALTEFGQFIIQGVAALSMMWVVLDRLGGISGLGTLWDRLPAGHTDPLVGPYTAGFLTAYVVVKLFEYNGGMWNLAQRYMATDSPRSARRSAGLSAALYLVWPAILLLPAVAAPVLMPHVADPQQTYALMAQSYLPMGLVGLTLAGMFSHTMAMASSDANAVSAVVTRDILPALFPSFRDASSERGLLAGRVFTVVFIAGSMVVAIEADHFGGVLGIIVGMVAAVMGPISIPMLLGLLPAFRRCGPRAALASWGLGLGGYFFVKYGLDGASQTTIIVTPLVTSLLVYTVLGLVLPEPNAEADAVVAAVSGGPQDPVPGTAAAQLPVVEQA, from the coding sequence ATGCATTGGCTGGACTGGACCACCCTCGGCGCCTACTTCGTGGTGATGCTCCTCATCGGTGTGTGGTCGCACCGGCGCGTGCACAACGTCTCCGACTACTTCACCGGCGGCGGAAAGATGCCCTGGTGGCTCACCGGCATCTCGCACCACATGTCCGGTTACAGCGCCGCCGTGTTCGTGGCCTACGCCGCGGTCGCCTACAACTACGGCATCACCGTCTACGTCTGGGCGTTCCTGCCGCTCGCCCTCGGCACCGGCGTCGGTGCCTTCCTCTTCGCCCCCCGGTGGAACCGGCTGCAGAAGCGCTTCAAGGTGGCCTCGCCGCTGGAATACCTCAAGCGCCGCTACAACGTTCCCACCCAGCAGGCGCTGGCCTGGAGCGGTGCCGCGCTCAAGGTGTTCGACGTGGCCGCCAAGTGGGCCTCGGTGGCGGTGCTGCTGAAGGTCTTCACCGGTATGTCCATGACCAACGGCATCCTGCTGACCGGCGTCATCACCCTGCTGTACTGCACGGTCGGCGGACTGTGGGCGGACGCCCTCACCGAGTTCGGCCAGTTCATCATCCAGGGTGTGGCCGCGCTGTCCATGATGTGGGTGGTCCTCGACCGGCTCGGCGGCATCTCGGGCCTGGGCACCCTGTGGGACCGGCTGCCCGCCGGGCACACCGACCCGCTCGTCGGCCCCTACACGGCAGGCTTCCTCACCGCGTACGTCGTCGTGAAGCTCTTCGAGTACAACGGCGGCATGTGGAACCTGGCCCAGCGGTACATGGCCACCGACTCCCCCCGGTCCGCGCGTCGTTCGGCCGGCCTGTCGGCCGCGCTCTACCTGGTCTGGCCGGCGATCCTGCTGCTGCCCGCGGTGGCCGCGCCGGTGCTGATGCCGCACGTCGCCGACCCGCAGCAGACCTACGCGCTGATGGCGCAGTCCTACCTCCCGATGGGCCTGGTGGGTCTGACCCTGGCCGGCATGTTCTCGCACACCATGGCCATGGCCTCCTCCGACGCCAACGCCGTCTCCGCCGTGGTCACCCGGGACATCCTGCCCGCCCTCTTCCCGAGCTTCCGTGACGCGAGCAGCGAGCGTGGTCTGCTGGCGGGCCGGGTGTTCACGGTCGTCTTCATCGCCGGCTCCATGGTCGTGGCCATCGAGGCGGACCACTTCGGCGGTGTCCTCGGCATCATCGTGGGCATGGTCGCGGCCGTCATGGGTCCGATCTCCATCCCGATGCTGCTCGGACTGCTGCCCGCTTTCCGGCGCTGCGGACCGCGGGCGGCCCTCGCGTCCTGGGGGCTCGGGCTCGGTGGCTACTTCTTCGTCAAGTACGGCCTGGACGGGGCCTCACAGACCACGATCATCGTCACCCCGCTGGTGACCTCGCTCCTCGTCTACACCGTGCTCGGCCTGGTCCTGCCGGAGCCGAACGCCGAGGCGGACGCCGTGGTGGCCGCGGTCTCCGGCGGTCCGCAGGACCCCGTACCGGGCACGGCCGCCGCGCAGCTGCCGGTGGTGGAGCAGGCCTGA
- a CDS encoding 5-dehydro-4-deoxyglucarate dehydratase, whose amino-acid sequence MHVHVCGQPVDEVFVLQGILFFPVTPFGVDGSVDISKLSDHLKTGIEYGPGGVFVACGTGEFHALGVEEYAEVVRAAVRMVDGRVPVFAGAGGSLPLARQYARAAAEAGADGLLLMPPYLVAGPPAGLVGYVREVVAATSLQVIVYQRANARLDVPSALEVARMPRVVGLKDGTGDLDLLSRIVTAVRADPATGGPGFQFFNGMPTAEGTQLAYRGIGVDLYSSAVFCFAPEIALAFHRAVTDRDDDKVQRLLAGFYHPLIALRERVPGYSVSLVKAAVRLRGPDVGGVRPPLVDPTPGDLAELERIIERGEDIR is encoded by the coding sequence GGTCTTCGTGCTCCAGGGCATCCTGTTCTTCCCTGTCACCCCGTTCGGGGTGGACGGTTCGGTCGATATTTCGAAACTTTCGGATCACCTCAAGACGGGGATCGAGTACGGCCCGGGCGGGGTCTTCGTCGCCTGCGGCACCGGCGAGTTCCACGCCCTCGGCGTGGAGGAGTACGCCGAGGTGGTGCGCGCCGCGGTGCGGATGGTGGACGGCCGGGTGCCCGTGTTCGCCGGTGCCGGCGGCTCCCTCCCGTTGGCCCGGCAGTACGCGCGGGCTGCGGCGGAGGCCGGCGCCGACGGTCTGCTGCTGATGCCCCCGTACCTGGTGGCGGGGCCGCCGGCCGGGTTGGTCGGGTACGTCCGCGAGGTCGTGGCGGCCACGTCGCTGCAGGTGATCGTCTACCAGCGGGCCAACGCCCGTCTCGACGTGCCCTCCGCCCTGGAGGTGGCCCGCATGCCTCGGGTCGTCGGTCTCAAGGACGGCACCGGCGACCTCGACCTGCTGTCGCGGATCGTGACGGCGGTCCGGGCGGACCCGGCCACCGGCGGCCCCGGCTTCCAGTTCTTCAACGGCATGCCGACCGCCGAGGGCACCCAGCTCGCCTACCGGGGCATCGGCGTGGACCTGTACTCGTCGGCGGTGTTCTGCTTCGCCCCCGAGATCGCCCTCGCCTTCCACCGGGCGGTCACGGACAGGGACGACGACAAGGTCCAGCGGCTGCTGGCCGGCTTCTACCACCCGCTCATCGCCCTGCGCGAGCGCGTGCCCGGCTACTCGGTGTCCCTGGTCAAGGCGGCCGTCCGACTGCGCGGACCGGACGTCGGCGGGGTACGGCCGCCGCTGGTCGACCCGACACCCGGGGACCTCGCGGAACTGGAGCGGATCATCGAGCGCGGGGAGGACATCCGATGA
- a CDS encoding SGNH/GDSL hydrolase family protein, with the protein MGDSIAGVEAPPLGAALKASGASFKNDSSDGGGTVVEGDRMSTALARSTWKQLRKDLASFRPDVLAYQITTYDWGTPAQQRASYEKLARAAGDAGAELVLVSAPPYKIDDFYARHTDAIKSAPEAAEAVAKAHAQKVHFLDASKLWGTDGTAARAQRSSDGIHSCQQGSAGFAKWFTERLGALYDFTPAAPERWAEDGWAGDRRYAELGCG; encoded by the coding sequence GTGGGCGACTCCATCGCGGGCGTCGAGGCCCCGCCACTCGGCGCCGCGCTGAAGGCCAGTGGCGCCTCCTTCAAGAACGACTCCTCCGACGGCGGCGGCACCGTCGTCGAGGGTGACCGGATGAGCACGGCGCTCGCCCGGTCGACCTGGAAGCAACTGCGCAAGGACCTCGCCTCGTTCCGTCCCGACGTGCTCGCCTACCAGATCACCACCTACGACTGGGGCACCCCCGCACAGCAGCGCGCCTCCTACGAGAAGCTCGCCAGGGCGGCCGGCGACGCCGGGGCGGAGCTCGTGCTCGTGTCCGCGCCGCCGTACAAGATCGACGACTTCTACGCCAGGCACACCGACGCCATCAAGAGCGCGCCCGAAGCCGCCGAGGCGGTCGCGAAGGCGCACGCGCAGAAGGTGCACTTCCTCGACGCGTCGAAGCTGTGGGGCACCGACGGCACCGCCGCCAGGGCCCAGCGCTCCTCCGACGGCATCCACTCGTGCCAGCAGGGCTCGGCCGGCTTCGCCAAGTGGTTCACCGAACGGCTCGGCGCCCTCTACGACTTCACGCCCGCCGCGCCCGAGCGGTGGGCCGAGGACGGATGGGCGGGGGACCGGCGCTACGCCGAGCTCGGCTGCGGTTGA
- a CDS encoding YbhB/YbcL family Raf kinase inhibitor-like protein gives MTGNDPFARLPEAAAFTVTSTTVADGAAWPIEQYSGLFGVPGGKDVSPQLSWSGAPEGTRSYAVTVYDPDAPTGSGFWHWAVADIPASVTALPEGAGDDTGSGLPEGAFQLPGDSGAARYIGAAPPAGHGPHRYFVVVHALDVESVGVPADATPAVLGFTMAGHILGRAVLIATAETPA, from the coding sequence ATGACCGGCAACGACCCCTTCGCCCGCCTCCCCGAGGCGGCGGCCTTCACCGTCACCAGCACCACCGTCGCCGACGGTGCCGCGTGGCCGATCGAGCAGTATTCCGGCCTCTTCGGCGTCCCCGGCGGCAAGGACGTCTCCCCGCAGCTCTCCTGGAGCGGCGCGCCCGAGGGCACCCGGAGCTACGCGGTGACGGTCTACGACCCCGACGCCCCGACCGGGTCCGGCTTCTGGCACTGGGCGGTCGCCGACATCCCGGCCTCCGTCACCGCACTGCCGGAAGGGGCGGGCGACGACACGGGCTCGGGCCTGCCCGAGGGCGCCTTCCAACTGCCCGGCGACTCCGGGGCCGCCCGCTACATCGGCGCCGCCCCGCCGGCCGGCCACGGCCCGCACCGCTACTTCGTCGTGGTCCACGCACTGGACGTGGAGTCCGTCGGCGTCCCGGCCGACGCCACCCCGGCCGTCCTCGGCTTCACCATGGCCGGCCACATCCTCGGCCGCGCGGTCCTGATCGCCACGGCCGAGACGCCCGCCTGA
- a CDS encoding GerMN domain-containing protein, whose amino-acid sequence MAVLTGCGVQDTGPLAAGAPARGRRTTDGEGLLRVYFLTANGSWPVARPAPDGATGPQPALDALLDGPTRAERGRGLRTAVPTGTHVVRARASTGAVDLYLPWVVAELDRAAVDQLVCTAAAAPGIPGGRDPADVTVRVHESGIAGNAWSVRCDENGAAAPVDGAAAPVETAGGAR is encoded by the coding sequence GTGGCCGTGCTCACCGGGTGCGGCGTCCAGGACACCGGCCCGCTCGCGGCGGGCGCCCCCGCCCGGGGGCGGCGGACCACGGACGGCGAGGGGCTGCTCCGGGTGTACTTCCTCACCGCGAACGGCAGTTGGCCCGTGGCCCGCCCGGCGCCGGACGGGGCGACCGGGCCGCAGCCCGCGCTGGACGCACTGCTGGACGGTCCCACACGCGCGGAGCGCGGACGCGGGCTGCGTACCGCCGTGCCCACGGGCACGCACGTGGTGCGTGCGCGGGCCTCGACGGGGGCCGTGGACCTGTACCTGCCGTGGGTGGTGGCGGAGCTGGACCGTGCGGCGGTGGACCAGTTGGTGTGCACGGCCGCCGCCGCGCCGGGCATCCCGGGCGGCCGGGACCCGGCGGACGTGACCGTACGTGTCCACGAGTCGGGCATCGCCGGGAACGCGTGGTCCGTCCGGTGCGACGAGAACGGCGCGGCCGCCCCCGTGGACGGCGCGGCCGCCCCCGTCGAGACGGCGGGCGGAGCGCGTTGA
- a CDS encoding GntR family transcriptional regulator, whose translation MTGAPAGPPAPTAKRMLSEQVYGRLRDGILRGDFLPGQALKPQELAGTYEVSLAVVREALVRVVGDGLADRLPNRGFAVPPFSDRRWQEIAEARRTVEPVLLRMAVARGDVDWEARVRAAHHRLSRTPVTAAGEGGFYSAEWAEAHRLFHRTLLDGCGNPVLMDTFDRLWTASELMRRWAGPHSPGRDHVREHARLEETALARDADTAAAVLDRHLTLTAAALAPAPDADAVDASARVRGSG comes from the coding sequence ATGACTGGAGCACCGGCCGGCCCCCCGGCCCCCACGGCGAAGCGGATGCTTTCGGAGCAGGTGTACGGCCGGCTGCGCGACGGGATTCTGCGCGGCGACTTCCTGCCCGGGCAGGCCCTCAAACCGCAGGAACTGGCGGGAACGTACGAGGTCAGCCTGGCGGTGGTGCGCGAGGCGCTGGTCCGGGTGGTCGGGGACGGACTGGCCGACCGGCTGCCGAACCGGGGCTTCGCGGTGCCGCCCTTCTCCGACCGGCGCTGGCAGGAGATCGCCGAGGCCCGTCGAACCGTCGAGCCGGTGCTGCTGCGCATGGCCGTCGCGCGCGGGGACGTCGACTGGGAGGCGCGGGTGCGCGCCGCCCATCACCGGCTGTCCCGTACGCCGGTGACGGCGGCCGGGGAGGGCGGGTTCTACAGCGCCGAGTGGGCCGAGGCGCACCGGCTGTTCCATCGCACCCTGCTGGACGGCTGCGGCAACCCGGTACTGATGGACACCTTCGACCGGCTGTGGACGGCGAGCGAACTGATGCGCCGTTGGGCCGGTCCACACTCACCCGGCCGTGACCACGTCCGCGAGCACGCCCGGCTGGAGGAGACGGCTCTGGCCCGGGACGCCGACACGGCCGCGGCCGTCCTCGACCGCCACCTCACCCTCACCGCCGCCGCCCTCGCTCCCGCTCCGGACGCCGATGCCGTCGACGCGTCGGCCAGGGTGCGCGGATCCGGCTGA
- a CDS encoding glucarate dehydratase family protein, producing the protein MSEALRITRVDITPVAFKDPALLNAVGVHEPYALRAVIEMHTDQGLTGLGETYADEGHLRRLRTAADALVGMDVHDLGPMRRRVAEVLGGDSGSDGHGLTGMITTSSTVDRVFSPFEVACLDIRGHATGRPVSDLLGGAVRDRVPFSAYLFYKWAGHPGQEPDDWGAALDPEGIVAQARRMVTEYGFTAIKLKGGVFPPEQEVAAVLALREAFPGLPLRLDPNAAWTVETSLKVARDLDGVLEYLEDPTPGQEGMARVAREASMPLATNMCVVAFDELPSAVRSDAVRVVLSDHHYWGGLHRSKLLAGICDTFGMGLSMHSNSHLGISLAAMTHLAATTENLTYACDTHWPWKDPAEDVIAPGALGFRDGSVAVPRTPGLGVELDRDALAGLHEQYLRCGLRNRDDTGYMRRLDPTYEKKSPRW; encoded by the coding sequence ATGAGCGAGGCACTGCGGATCACCCGCGTCGACATCACCCCCGTGGCGTTCAAGGACCCGGCCCTGCTCAACGCCGTCGGCGTCCACGAGCCCTACGCGCTGCGCGCGGTCATCGAGATGCACACCGACCAGGGGCTCACCGGGCTGGGCGAGACCTACGCCGACGAGGGGCACCTGCGCCGGCTGCGTACGGCCGCCGACGCGCTCGTCGGCATGGACGTGCACGACCTCGGCCCGATGCGCCGGCGCGTGGCCGAGGTGCTCGGCGGGGACAGCGGCAGCGACGGCCACGGCCTGACCGGAATGATCACCACCAGCAGCACGGTGGACCGGGTGTTCTCCCCGTTCGAGGTGGCCTGCCTGGACATCCGGGGGCACGCCACCGGCCGCCCCGTCAGCGACCTGCTCGGCGGCGCCGTCCGCGACCGGGTGCCCTTCAGCGCCTACCTGTTCTACAAGTGGGCCGGCCACCCCGGGCAGGAGCCCGACGACTGGGGCGCCGCGCTGGACCCGGAGGGCATCGTCGCGCAGGCCCGGCGCATGGTGACGGAGTACGGCTTCACAGCGATCAAGCTCAAGGGCGGCGTGTTCCCGCCCGAGCAGGAGGTGGCGGCGGTCCTCGCCCTGCGCGAGGCGTTCCCCGGGCTGCCGCTGCGCCTGGACCCCAACGCCGCCTGGACGGTGGAGACCTCGCTGAAGGTGGCACGCGACCTGGACGGTGTCCTGGAGTACCTGGAGGACCCGACGCCCGGTCAGGAGGGCATGGCGCGGGTGGCCCGCGAGGCCTCCATGCCGCTGGCCACCAACATGTGCGTGGTCGCCTTCGACGAACTGCCCTCCGCGGTGCGCTCCGACGCCGTGCGGGTCGTCCTCTCCGATCACCACTATTGGGGCGGCCTCCACCGCTCCAAGCTGCTCGCCGGGATCTGCGACACCTTCGGCATGGGGCTGTCCATGCACTCCAACTCCCACCTCGGGATCAGTCTCGCGGCCATGACGCACCTGGCCGCCACCACCGAGAACCTCACCTACGCCTGTGACACCCACTGGCCGTGGAAGGACCCCGCGGAGGACGTGATCGCGCCCGGCGCGCTCGGCTTCCGTGACGGCTCCGTCGCCGTGCCCCGCACCCCGGGCCTCGGGGTGGAACTGGACCGTGACGCACTGGCCGGGCTGCACGAGCAGTACCTGCGCTGCGGGCTGCGCAACCGGGACGACACCGGGTACATGCGCCGGCTCGACCCGACCTACGAGAAGAAGTCACCGCGCTGGTGA
- a CDS encoding response regulator transcription factor produces the protein MTRVLLIEDDPAVRRGVTLGLRRRGHETEAVATGEDGLEALAADPPDLVLLDLMLPGMSGLEVCRRIRETSQVPLVILSARGDDIDVVVGLEAGADDYIVKPSSAEVIEARMRAVLRRLAPSQPGPPAGGEPTTYADLEIDRVALRVCRRGTEVTLAPSELKLLLFLSAWPERTFSRQQLLEKVWEHSYYGDARLVDACVMRVRAKTEDDPRHPRYIQTVRGFGYRFGPL, from the coding sequence ATGACACGAGTCCTGCTCATCGAGGACGACCCCGCGGTCCGGCGCGGGGTCACCCTGGGCCTGCGGCGCCGGGGCCACGAGACCGAGGCGGTCGCCACCGGCGAGGACGGTCTGGAGGCGCTGGCCGCCGACCCGCCGGACCTCGTCCTGCTGGACCTGATGCTGCCCGGCATGAGCGGTCTGGAGGTGTGCCGGCGCATCCGGGAGACCAGCCAGGTGCCCCTCGTCATCCTCTCCGCCCGCGGCGACGACATCGACGTGGTCGTGGGCCTGGAGGCGGGCGCCGACGACTACATCGTCAAGCCCTCCAGCGCCGAGGTGATCGAGGCCCGGATGCGCGCGGTGCTGCGCCGTCTCGCGCCCTCCCAACCCGGCCCCCCGGCGGGCGGCGAGCCCACCACGTACGCGGACCTGGAGATCGACCGTGTCGCCCTGCGGGTGTGCAGGCGCGGCACGGAGGTGACCCTCGCGCCCTCGGAACTCAAGCTGCTGCTGTTCCTGTCGGCGTGGCCGGAGCGGACCTTCAGCCGCCAGCAACTGCTGGAGAAGGTGTGGGAGCACAGTTACTACGGCGACGCGCGGCTCGTGGACGCGTGTGTGATGCGGGTGCGGGCCAAGACCGAGGACGACCCCCGCCACCCCCGTTACATCCAGACCGTGCGCGGCTTCGGCTACCGGTTCGGCCCGCTGTGA